The window CTCCCAGCTGGGTGTAGAACCATCCTCTTGTCTGGTCATGCGCTTCGATGATGAACCTTCCGAATCCCCAGGTGTCGAAATCCTCTTTCTTTGCCGGATATGAAAGCTGCGCCCACGCCGCCACGCCGGAGTCGAACCAGACGTCCAGGACGTCCTTCACTCTGTGCATGACGGAACCGCATTTACCGCAGGTGAACGTGACCTCGTCGATCCACGGCCGGTGGGTATCCATCCCGTCCTTGTATCCGTTCCCTTCGCGGAGGTCTTTGTACTGTCCCACTACATGCATCTCTCCGCACTCGCATTCCCAGACCGGTATCGGTATCCCCCAGTATCTCTGGCGGGATACGCACCATTCCCTGGCTCCTTCGACCCAGTTCTTCTCTCTCGAACCCCCTGCCCATTCCGGCACCCATTTGACGCGGTCTATTTCGCCGAGCATCTGCTCTTTTATTTCGGGTATGCCGATGAACCATTGGCGGGTGTTCCTGTATATGATGGGGGTCTTGCATCTCCAGCAGTGTCCGTACCTGTGTTTCGCTTTGTCGGAATTGAAAAGCAGTCCCTTCTCGCCGAGATACTTTATAAGGTCGTCGTTGGCCGCTCTCACCTTTTTGTCGGTCATCATCGGGAACTCCTTCGTGAACCTTCCCGACTCGCCCACGGGACAGAAGGGTTCGATCCCGTATCTTTTTCCGCTTTCGTAATCGTCAGGACCGAATCCCGGCGCAGTGTGTACCAGGCCGGTGTTGTCCTTCTCCACATAATCTGCGTTCAGGACCTTGAACGTCCACTCGCTTCTTTTGAGATGCTCGGGGCTTATGTCGAAGGGAGGGAGATATTCGAGACCTTCAAGCTCTTTTCCAGTCATGCGTTCGATCACTTCGAATCTCTCGTAGCCTCCTTTCTTCGATACGTACTCCGCCTGAGAGAGCATGCATATCACGATCTCCTCTTTATCATCCGATGCGAGCCTTATCTTCGCATATTCAAATTCCGGATGCGCGGCCACCGCCATATTGGACGGAAGGGTCCACGGAGTGGTCGTCCATATGATCAGTGAGACTCCGTTATCTTTTACAAGAGGGAACCGCACCATCACCGAAGGGTCCGTCTCATCCCAGTATTCTATCTCGGCCTCGGCCAGCGCGGTCTCGCATCTCGGGCACCATGTGACCACTTTGCTGGAAGGTCCCAGCAGCCCCCGCTCATGCGCGCGCCGGACCGTCCACCATGCGGATTCCAGGAAGTCCGGTTTAAGCGTTTGGTAAGGGTTGTCCCAGTCCATCCAGACGCCGAGCTGTTTGAACTGATCAGTCATGCTCTCCCTGAGCTCGCTGGCAAATTTCTTGCATGTGTCGACGAACTTGCCGATGCCTATCTCCTCTATCTCCTTCTTAGAATGGACGCCTATCTTCTTTTCGACCTGGACCTCGATCGGAAGGCCGTGCATATCGAACCCAGGCTGATCGCGGAC is drawn from Candidatus Methanoplasma cognatum and contains these coding sequences:
- the ileS gene encoding isoleucine--tRNA ligase — translated: MIKQVRANYDAPTIEKEIQEFWVSSKAYEKTKELRSGGERFHFLDGPPYTTGSIHLGTAMNKTLKDIMIRYLRMKGYNVRDQPGFDMHGLPIEVQVEKKIGVHSKKEIEEIGIGKFVDTCKKFASELRESMTDQFKQLGVWMDWDNPYQTLKPDFLESAWWTVRRAHERGLLGPSSKVVTWCPRCETALAEAEIEYWDETDPSVMVRFPLVKDNGVSLIIWTTTPWTLPSNMAVAAHPEFEYAKIRLASDDKEEIVICMLSQAEYVSKKGGYERFEVIERMTGKELEGLEYLPPFDISPEHLKRSEWTFKVLNADYVEKDNTGLVHTAPGFGPDDYESGKRYGIEPFCPVGESGRFTKEFPMMTDKKVRAANDDLIKYLGEKGLLFNSDKAKHRYGHCWRCKTPIIYRNTRQWFIGIPEIKEQMLGEIDRVKWVPEWAGGSREKNWVEGAREWCVSRQRYWGIPIPVWECECGEMHVVGQYKDLREGNGYKDGMDTHRPWIDEVTFTCGKCGSVMHRVKDVLDVWFDSGVAAWAQLSYPAKKEDFDTWGFGRFIIEAHDQTRGWFYTQLGAGVVSFGRAPYDEVMMHGWVLDPKGQKMSKSKGNVIEPMEIINELGADSLRLYLIRANAPWEDTAFQKDGPKNARKVLNTYWNVVNFASTYMMIDNYDPSAHTAESVCKDLRKEDKWMLSRTEKVKKAVTQGLESRELHKVARALEDYIMEDLSRWYVRLVRDRSWSEENDSYDDKMASYFTLHQSIMNTALLLAPLTPHISEEVYQHMGGTKPSVHMEDWITCDETLIDDDLERSMYLIQNVIEVVAAERAKMGSKLRWPLKQIFIRGDDGVNDSISVFEDVLAQQGNIKKIRYAASDGDVEGLEGAEFDGGRIFIDFDVTPEIEAEGYARELIRRIQQMRKDMKLNVEQYINCDVSAEPYLIDLFKNWEEHISAEVRAKKLVFTDSPGGDEVKTWDVTGKDIVIGISSAEQ